In the Malassezia vespertilionis chromosome 3, complete sequence genome, one interval contains:
- a CDS encoding uncharacterized protein (COG:U; EggNog:ENOG503P5WS; TransMembrane:3 (o528-552i638-668o688-706i)), with protein sequence MESNEKLKSPALNLPMPMPTNLEFPVNELASSPDALMPELSLPAEDQARLEEDTYVPEAQQQQYAPYSELRAPGQFPDSDEENENGDTMLSWGLSHIPMLKTWVRGNNYHPHPYSQLPGRQYHSEGTYTDTDNHPTESEVDIDTTPDEFDETNDGKENYFTYTPQRSRRRKHWHSGTPLSVPWHRSRKSKPGKVECSFTKPSNTKDHTWNVINASDAPLASAANGKSAVPIHTGNQAGHCNIRRRLQELDELEINTFLRNFSRHTREVRLLGNTQYFSRMPQWSDFVYSDEDESLSGGANQPTFDPNSSDPHRRSKLLLHIDRGLQQLIPEPSLQSYVTVEHPHVHKPNSVAGVPASGPKAPELRRTSSTGAIESEPTAEVILPKQLDHGKSTALLGVEYDLQNEPEVTTRSFTPAPAEALGSVPLDERPKNIKYTRFDTKIKPEPDLTVQDEHVDGVAFCIAYILAFVERYAPDDLEDNPVTEYRESRARSHIERLYIIAPFWEQLMNELRKLYCWENPKRSAAAAMIYFVLWYTNLIPTAFLLMLIYFVLQFRYMPPDESYLHQRVQHRMQRGIDANRLSERLKRSSRLDILDVYKRWRNTYGVTSQVMTGDFADYHEKIKNILLWRNPAASQRTLVQLVLSCAFVTFCSAHLVFKFILFVIGFTFFALMPLQTHYPRYRRPLNPLWWIVLGSPTDAQYAVMLLRQRHLRYNELLNANNMPAQDETPVAEMATPSSPNELRDELVSEPQTPDLHPAQSHGMHFFAHHDKEASSDKIGSFLCQHRGVPGHLIVTITELYFTPMHGLGDKKQSVTPLDSVLGLRKTSSLRFWLWSSNGLNISRRERRTLRLANMMRRDDCFNLLLALGSEVWRKV encoded by the coding sequence ATGGAATCCAACGAAAAATTGAAGTCACCGGCACTGAATTTGCCTATGCCCATGCCGACGAACCTGGAGTTCCCCGTGAATGAACTGGCGTCTTCGCCTGACGCCTTGATGCCTGAACTATCACTTCCGGCAGAGGATCAGGCGAGACTTGAGGAGGATACGTATGTGCCAGAAGCACAGCAACAGCAGTACGCTCCATACAGCGAGCTCAGAGCGCCAGGACAATTTCCCGACAGTGATGAAGAAAATGAAAATGGTGACACGATGCTGTCGTGGGGATTGTCACATATCCCCATGCTCAAGACCTGGGTTAGAGGCAACAACTACCACCCTCATCCATATTCCCAACTTCCTGGACGACAATACCACTCGGAAGGCACTTATACCGACACGGATAATCATCCAACCGAGTCTGAGGTGGATATTGACACGACCCCCGACGAATTTGACGAGACGAACGACGGGAAAGAAAATTACTTTACCTATACCCCACAGCGTAGCCGCCGACGCAAGCATTGGCATAGCGGTACGCCGCTCAGTGTCCCATGGCATCGATCGCGCAAATCCAAGCCTGGAAAAGTGGAGTGTAGCTTTACAAAACCGTCCAACACCAAGGACCATACGTGGAACGTAATCAATGCTTCTGACGCACCCCTGGCCTCTGCAGCGAACGGCAAGTCAGCCGTACCGATCCATACTGGAAACCAAGCCGGACACTGCAATATCAGACGGCGATTGCAAGAGCTCGACGAATTGGAGATCAATACGTTCCTACGCAACTTTAGTCGCCACACGCGTGAAGTGCGCCTTCTCGGAAACACGCAGTACTTTTCTCGCATGCCGCAATGGTCTGACTTTGTCTACTCTGATGAGGACGAGAGTCTTAGCGGGGGCGCAAACCAGCCGACATTCGACCCGAACTCGTCGGATCCGCACCGGCGGTCCAAGCTGTTGCTTCACATTGACCGCGGCTTGCAACAATTAATTCCTGAGCCAAGCCTGCAAAGCTATGTGACCGTAGAGCATCCTCATGTGCACAAACCGAATTCGGTTGCGGGCGTGCCTGCATCTGGGCCAAAAGCACCCGAACTGCGGCGTACTTCGTCGACGGGTGCCATCGAGTCCGAACCCACCGCCGAGGTAATACTGCCGAAACAACTTGATCATGGAAAAAGCACAGCGCTACTTGGAGTGGAGTACGACTTGCAGAATGAACCGGAAGTAACCACTCGGTCCTTtacgcctgcgcctgccgAAGCACTGGGCAGTGTGCCGTTGGACGAGCGTCCAAAAAATATAAAATACACGCGGTTCGATACGAAAATCAAGCCAGAGCCTGATTTAACTGTGCAGGACGAACATGTAGACGGTGTCGCCTTCTGCATTGCGTATATTCTTGCGTTCGTGGAGCGCTATGCCCCAGACGATCTGGAAGACAACCCTGTAACGGAATACCGCGAAAGCCGTGCGCGCTCGCACATTGAACGACTCTATATTATTGCACCATTCTGGGAGCAGCTTATGAACGAATTGCGCAAATTGTACTGCTGGGAGAATCCGAAACGCtctgcagctgcagcgatGATCTACTTTGTGCTGTGGTACACAAACCTCATACCAACCGCCTTTCTCCTCATGCTCATTTACTTTGTGCTGCAGTTTCGGTACATGCCGCCCGACGAGTCGTACCTGCAccagcgtgtgcagcaccGAATGCAGCGTGGTATTGACGCCAATCGTCTCTCTGAGCGCTTGAAACGCAGCAGCCGTCTGGATATTTTGGACGTGTACAAACGCTGGCGAAATACGTACGGTGTCACTTCGCAAGTCATGACGGGCGACTTTGCAGACTACCATGAAAAAATTAAAAACATTTTGCTTTGGCGCAATCCCGCGGCAAGCCAACGTACCCTGGTCCAGCTTGTTCTTTCGTGTGCGTTTGTCACCTTTTGCTCCGCACACCTTGTATTCAAATTCATCTTGTTTGTGATTGGTTTCACCTTCTTTGCACTCATGCCATTGCAAACGCACTATCCGCGCTACCGCCGCCCCTTGAATCCTTTGTGGTGGATTGTGCTGGGCTCGCCAACGGATGCGCAATATGCCGTCATGCTTCTACGCCAGCGCCATTTGCGCTACAATGAACTGCTAAATGCTAACAATATGCCAGCACAGGACGAAACACCGGTGGCAGAAATGGCGACGCCCTCGTCGCCCAATGAGCTGCGCGATGAACTGGTTAGCGAGCCGCAGACGCCCGATCTCCATCCAGCCCAAAGCCATGGGATGCACTTTTTTGCACACCACGACAAAGAGGCTTCCTCGGACAAAATCGGCAGCTTTTTGTGCCAgcaccgcggcgtgcctggcCATTTGATCGTGACCATAACGGAGCTCTACTTTACTCCCATGCATGGACTCGGGGATAAGAAACAGTCGGTCACACCACTTGACTCAGTCCTGGGCCTGCGCAAAACCAGCAGCCTGCGGTTCTGGTTGTGGAGCAGCAATGGCCTCAATATCTCGCGGCGAGAGCGACGCACACTGCGCTTGGCGAACATGATGCGCCGTGATGATTGCTTTAATCTACTATTGGCGCTAGGTTCCGAGGTTTGGCGTAAAGTATAA
- a CDS encoding uncharacterized protein (COG:U; EggNog:ENOG503NVWA), protein MGLSVSRLLSGLFGKKEMRILMVGLDAAGKTTILYKLKLGEIVTTIPTIGFNVETVEYKNISFTVWDVGGQDKIRPLWRHYFQNTQGIIFVVDSNDRERIPEAREELQRMLNEDELRDALLLVFANKQDLPNAMNAAEITDKLGLHSLRQRQWFIQATCATSGDGLYEGLEWLSTNLKRRA, encoded by the exons ATGGGATTGTCTGTGTCGCGACTGCTCTCTGGCCTGTTTGGCAAGAAGGAAATGC GTATTTTGATGGTCGGATTGGATGCCGCCGGTAAGACGACCATCCTCTATAAGCTCAAGTTGGGTGAGATTGTCACTACGATCCCCACCATCG GTTTCAATGTCGAAACGGTCGAGTACAAGAACATCTCGTTCACCGTGTGGGATGTTGGTGGTCAGGACAAGATCCGCCCTCTTTGGCGCCACT ACTTCCAGAACACGCAGGGTATCATTTTCGTGGTCGACTCAAACGATCGTGAGCGTATTCCCGAGGCGCGTGAGGaactgcagcgcatgctcaaTGAGGATGAGCTCCGTGACGCGCTTCTGCTCGTTTTTGCCAACAAGCAGGACTTGCCGAACGCTATGAACGCTGCGGAGATTACCGATAAGCTTGGTTTGCACAGCCTCAGGCAGCGCCAGTG GTTTATCCAGGCTACTTGTGCGACTAGCGGTGATGGTCTTTACGAGGGTCTCGAGTGG CTGAGCACCAACctgaagcgccgcgcataa
- the RPA49 gene encoding DNA-directed RNA polymerase I subunit rpa49 (EggNog:ENOG503P0GY; COG:K) has protein sequence MGATKDGGSKRREKQLGTEKTVPIKKAKTQEQVSLRISDTEKSIGPVLASFGDFTPDRGVAFSLYHAPSDSANNLDKDDSGANMDERLLLVGETPIMQYTSSNWSWGASSSAPADVRRETRGYSGEYLLGIYDKNTQQVTLRKAPVFTLNRSVRALENLNAMAVESGAQGFDYTKARRDLGEAFGNKKQKQAARNMDRMKVNTENMDGVLEHVASGIDASAAEFPSENSLAQSISASRALPQARMEAQSPADAYPLFSLVPAKVFNALGIHSMFSCATEKDLSSTVRVLPHPSHWLLPRLWHAVSRAYNDGGETAASAKQVRIGYYLAILLAFRKNVRGLSRIRDDYASILGQKMRLPDGEKDIVMEELLSKFTEMPRGSQKCVYTRGTNTPGPR, from the coding sequence ATGGGCGCTACGAAAGACGGCGGCtcaaagcgccgcgaaaagCAGCTGGGTACTGAGAAGACTGTTCCGATTAAAAAGGCAAAAACCCAAGAGCAAGTCTCGCTTCGAATTTCTGATACGGAGAAGAGCATTGGTCCTGTCCTCGCGTCTTTTGGCGACTTTACGCCGGACAGGGGAGTAGCGTTTTCGCTCTAccacgcgccgagcgacaGTGCAAACAATCTTGACAAGGACGATTCGGGTGCCAACATGGATGAACGCTTGCTACTGGTGGGCGAGACTCCTATAATGCAGTACACGAGTAGCAATTGGAGCTGGGGCGCGTCGTCTTCCGCTCCTGCTGATGTACGTCGTGAGACCCGCGGGTACTCTGGAGAGTACTTGCTTGGTATCTACGACAAAAATACGCAGCAAGTCACTTTGCGCAAAGCCCCGGTCTTCACACTGAATCGCTCTGTTCGTGCATTGGAAAATTTGAATGCCATGGCAGTCGAAAGTGGTGCGCAAGGCTTTGACTATAcaaaagcgcgccgcgatctTGGCGAAGCATTTGGAAACAAAAAGCAGAAACAGGCCGCTAGGAATATGGATCGCATGAAGGTCAATACGGAGAATATGGACGGTGTCCTGGAGCATGTTGCATCGGGGATCGACGCCTCGGCGGCCGAATTTCCTTCAGAAAATTCGTTGGCCCAGTCCATTAGTGCGAGCCGTGCATTGCCGCAGGCAAGAATGGAGGCACAGAGTCCTGCAGACGCATACCCGTTGTTTTCCTTGGTGCCTGCAAAAGTCTTCAACGCGCTTGGGATACACTCCATGTTTAGCTGCGCAACGGAGAAAGATTTGAGCAGCACCGTTCGTGTGCTTCCGCATCCATCGCACTGGCTGCTACCCCGCTTGTGGCACGCTGTGAGTCGCGCGTACAACGATGGCGGAGAAACGGCAGCATCCGCGAAGCAAGTGCGTATCGGGTACTATTTGGCCATTCTCTTGGCATTCCGCAAAAACGTACGTGGCCTTTCCAGAATCAGAGACGACTATGCATCTATACTTGGGCAAAAAATGCGCCTCCCAGACGGGGAGAAGGATATTGTGATGGAAGAATTGCTGTCAAAGTTTACCGAAatgccgcgcggctcgcaAAAGTGCGTATACACCCGTGGCACTAACACCCCAGGCCCAAGATGA